The DNA window AAACTGCTTCTTACTTTAGGAACTGTTTTAATGAGCTCATCATAGATAAACTTTGCATCTAATCCTTTTTCTTTGAGGTCTGCTGCTAATATTACCAATTGTCCAATACCTGTTGAAAGGTTTTTTGAATCAACAACATAAACTCTTCCATCTTCAAACTCTTTAGACGCAAGTAAAGCATTTTGATATGAGGATGACAAATTTGATGAAATACTTATATGTATTATATCATAGCCTTCATTAACATACTTTCTAAAAACCTCCAAAAAATTAGCAATAGGTGGTGCTGATGATTTTGGAAGTTCATTATATTTATCAACAAGTTTGTATAATTCTAATGGTGTAATATCCACCATATCTTTATAGCTTTGTCCTCCAATGTTTACATAAAGGGGTATGACAGATATATCGTATTTATCTAATAGTTCTTTTGATAGATCAGCTGTAGAGTCGGTTATTATCTTTATATTTCTCATAAAGAAACCTCCTAAAAAAAATTCGGACAAATAATATTATATAATTTATAGTGGCAAAAGTTAAGTAATAAATATGTGAGAATATGGGAAATTGGGTGGATAATGTAGGAAGATTTTTTGGCAATGAGAGATAAGTGTGCCACCTCAAACCGTCCCCATTGGCTCATTTGATTCTAATTATGTCACCCATCTTAATTTGACCACCCTTTATAACCTTTGCGAACAAGCCTTCAGTTGGCATGATACAAACCCCCACAGTCCTTGCAATTTCGCACCCACTTCCATGGCATTTTTTGCCTATTTGCGAAATTTCTAATATAACATCAGAACCTATTTTTAAAGTACTCCCTATCTTTAATTTTGAAAAATCAACATTTTTTGTTGTAATATTTTCTGCAAACTTACCAAAACAAAGTCCAGGTATATTATATTCTTTCATTTTATCAATGCTTGATTGATCCAACATGCTCACCTGTCTGTGTGATGAGCCTGCATGTGCATCTCCTTCTATTCCAAAATTTTCAATCACATTTGCCATTTCTATTGACTGTTTTGGTGTTCCTTTTTCCTTACTTATATTAATTGATAAAACAATACCAAACTTTTCATTTAGAAAATAACCAGATTTGCCACCATATTTTTCTATTAGTTGAATATCTGATATTATTATATCTCTTGTTACACCTTTACACATATCATATATTGTTTCAAGAAAAATCATAATTGAATTAATGGCTTCCATCTCTACACCTGTTGGTGATTTTGTTTTTACAATTGATATTGCTTCAATAAAGTTATTTTCTAAATCAATAGTATACTCAATATCTGAATAGGAAAGATTAATATTATGGCATAGTGGAATTAAGTCACTTGTTTTTTTCGAAGCCATAATAGCAGCAATTTTAGCAACAGTAAGAACATCGCCTTTTTTTATTTTATTTTCAATAATCATTTCTATTACTTGCCTTGGTAAATATATTCTTCCATATGCCTTTGCGTATCTTAATGTATCTTCTTTATGAGATACATCAACCATTTTTGTATGACCGTTTTTATCTACATGAGTAAACTCCATTTTTTATCCTCCTATCATTTGCATTGAATTTTCTGAAAGGTCACTCTTTCGCCTTTCATTTTTTAAATAGATGTAATTTTTTATCTTTTCCTGAAGTAACTCTGAAGAATGTAAGTAGCCATTTAAATCTAAATAATTTGTATCAAATAGACAGTTATATAAATAGCCTTCTGATGATACTCTTAATCTATTACATCTTTGACAAAAACAATTAGATACTGAATCAATTATACCAATTATTGTTGCATATTCAGTTAAGAAATAGTAATCAGAAACTGTGCCATTGTTAATAAGCTTAACATAAGTATATTTACTTAAAATATCATCTTTTGAAACATATTGATTTTCAAAAAGTTCCTTTGCCATCCCTATTGGCATAAGTTCAATAAATCTAATTAAAACATCATTCTCCTTAGCAAAATGTATTAACTTATCTACTTGAAAAAGATTATAGTCCTTTAGTAAAACTGTATTTATCTTAACTTTTTTGTATTCCTTTAATATTTTTATATTCTTAATTACTGAACTTAATTTATCACTTTTTGTAAGCTTTATAAAAGTATCTCTTTCAATACTATCCAAAGAAATATTTATACTATCAATTGGGCTTTCAATGACTTTTTTTAAAATTTCATCATTAAATGAACCATTAGTTGTTATATTTATGCTTCTATAGCCAATTTTATATGCTATATCAATAATCTCAAAAATATCTTTTCTTGCAAAAGGTTCTCCGCCAGTAAGTCTGAGTTTCACAAAACCAAGATTATAAAAAGCAATAAGAATATTATTTATTTCATTTAATGATAATAAATTCTTTTTATTTTGTTCTATTTTACAATAGTTACAATTAAAGTTACATTGATTTGTGACAGATAGTCGAAGATAATTATGTTCTCTTCCAAAATTATCTAACATTTTGGATAAACTCCTTTATAAAAGAATAATCTCAACCTGACTTCCCGCTTCTATATACTCAACATATTGAGGAATTTTTATATAGCCTGTTGCCTCATTTATACTTTCAATAAGGCTTGCCCCTCTTTTTAATATATTACACTTTACTTCATTTTCTAAATGAGTTAGTTTCACACGAATATATTCTTCAGCTTCCAATGAGGATGAAATACCTCTATCAATTCTTAATTGAAGCGTATTGTAATGTTTTTTTAGTTTAAAAGTATCAAAAAAAGCTGGCAAGAAAACCTCAATTAAAGAAAAAAACATAGAAACCGGAAATCCAGGTAGTCCCATTACTAATTTATTTCTAACCTTTCCTATAATTGTGGGTTTACCAGGTTTTATTGCAATTCCATGCACTAAAACCTCACCTATATTTGAAATTGCCTTAGCTGTATAATCATGATCACCTTTTGATGATCCAGCATTTACAAAAATAATATCATAGTTATCTATATTATCATTTATAACATTTTCAATTACTTTAATATCGTTAGGTAAAATCTCATTTATTGTAATATCAAATCTATAATCTTTTAGCGTATTCATAAATAATATCGAATTAAATTCAACCAATTGATTTTCGGTTGTAATTAGATCAGTAAGCTCATTACCAGTAGGAATAAATAGGACCTTTGGCATTTCATAAACCTCAAGTTGTTTATATCCACCTATTTTTAGTTTAACTAAATCAGCTTTTTTTAAATATTCTCCTTTTGAGACAATTTCAGTATCAATAAGAATATCTTCACCCTTTTTTCTTACATTTTGATATGGGTTATATGCCTGCCTAATTATTATTTTTTTATCTTTTACCTGAACATCTTCAAAAGGAACAACTGCATTATATTGCTTTATATTTTCCCCTGTTTGGACTTTTAGGAAACTACTTATTTCAACGGGGTTTGAATCAAAAGCTTGCAAAGTATCAGAAGAATATATGGCATAGCCATCCATTGCTGAAACATTTGCAGGTGGAGATGTTTGAGCTGAAGCATAATCTTTTGCAGAAAAATATCCAAGTGCATCATAAACTGATACTTTTTTAGTCTTTAAATTTATTGATTCTAATAAAATATTTCTAATAATATTTAATGCATCTTCTTTATTGAATGAACTAAAATAGTAATTCTTCACATTATCACCTCTATTAAAATAAAGTAACCTCAACAATATCTCCTTCCTTTATACCTGTTCTAGTTGCATCAAGCCTAATGTAGCCATCAGCATTAGATAATAATGTTATTGAACCTGATTTCCCATACAAAGGCTCAGCATAAACATTTTCTAAATATGATAATTTTACAAATACAAATTCAGTCCTTCCTGATTTCAATGAGAAATTTGTTTTTAAGATAGCATTAATTTTATTTTCATTAAACTTTCTACCTGTTATAAGCGAAATTAATCTTCTTACAAAATAATTGTATATAAACAAGCATGATGCTGGATGCCCTGGAAGTCCAATAACAGCTTTATTATTTATTTTTGCAATTATTGTGGGTTTACCAGGTTTTACTGCAATTCCGTCAACAAGTATACAATTATTCTCTATACCCTCTAAAACATTTAAAGTATTATCATAAGCACCTTTTGAGCTACCACCAGAAATTAGCACAATATCACATTTTTCTAATACACTCTTTATTGCTACTTCCAATTCTATCTTGCTATCCTTTACAATTCCATACATTATAGGAATACAATCATCTTTTTGAATACTTGAATATAAAGTATAACTATTTATGTCTCTAACCTTAGCATTATAAATTTCGTGGTTAATAGGAATAATCTCATTACCTGTAGAGATTATTCCTATTTTAGGTTTTTTATAGACCTTTACTTTTTCAATACCTAATGCAGCTAAAACTCCTATTGATGCTGGCGTAACAGTTGTTCCTTTTTCTATAACAATTGATTTATTTTTTATATCCTCACCTTTTTTAAGAATATTCTCATTTGCTGTAACAGGTTTAAATACATATAAAAGTCCATCTTTTTCAATGCAATTTTCAATCATTATTACTGAATTGGCACCTTCAGGAATTTCTCCTCCAGTAAATATTCTTGCACATGTTCCTTTTTGTATCTCTAAAGCAGGCTTTTCACCTGTTTCTATTTCTCCGATTATTTTAAGTGTTATAGGATTATCATCACTTGCTCCAAGTGTATCAAATGAAATTAGTGCATAACCATCAACAGTAGATTTATCAAAATGAGGAACATCTTCTCTTGAAATCACATCATTAGCTATAACCCTTTGGCATGCATCCTTTATATCAACTTCTTCAACATCTAAATAATAACTGTTGAAGGATTCTCTAATTATAGTTAAAACCTCATTTATAGTTTTTATTGTTTTCAAAATCTATCCACCTCTGTATATAATTCTTTTATCCTCAAAAATTAAATAATTAACATTTTCTTTCTCAAATAAGTCATTATTATGTGTTACCATTATTACAGGTTTTATTTTACTTTGTTCTAATATTATTTGATATACCTTTTCTTTTATATTGACATCTAAATAAGTATCGGGTTCATCTAATAATAACAAATCAGAATCTCTTATAACAGCCCTTATAAAAGATAAAATCTGTTTCTGTCCCATTGAAAGATCTAATGCCTTTTTGTCTTTATTCAATCTAAATTCTTCAAGCAATTTATATGCATAATCAATAATATCTTTTTCTTTAATACCCATTAAAATATTTGAAATTACTGATGTTCTAAAGATATACGGATTTTGGGGAAGAAGTATCTTTTTTTTATAACTAACTTTAATATCACCTTCAAAATCTTTATCCTTACCAAATATAATCCTTAATAAAGTGCTTTTCCCACAGCCATTTTCTCCTCTTATTATATAAAGACCTTCTTTTGTTATCTTGATATTTTCTGTATCAAACAAAAAAATATTATTATAGCTTTTTTTTAAAAATTTTATATCAATCAAAAACATCACCTTGTAAATAAAATAAAGTGGAATTAATAATATAAGAAATAATCAATAAAATAACTCCTAATATAAATGCATTTAAAAACTCACCTTTTGACACCTCAAAAACAATTGCAGTTGTTAAAACCCTTGTTTCACCTTGTATATTGCCACCTACTATCATTACAGCACCTACCTCAGAAATAGCCTCAGAAAAAGAAAAGATAAAAATATATGTAAGTTCTCTCCTAAATTCACTTATTAATTTTAAATATTTTTGCAATTTATCTATCCCGAGATAAGCAAGATTGTCTACAACAATGTTTAGATTTTTTAATAAAGAGTAAGTATACATTGTTGACACAGGTAAAATTAGAACAATTTGGGCAATAATCATAATGCTTTTGGTAAATAATAAGTTTAAACTCCCAAAAGGCCCTCTATTAGAAAATAGTAAATATATAAATAAGCCCGCAAGCACAGGTGGCATGCCATTTAATGTCCAAAGTAAGCGAGTAATATTCTTTTTCCCTTTAAAATTTCTTAGTCTAATTTGATAACCAATGGGAACACCTAAAATGAAAGAAATAATTGTTGAAACTAAGCAAACAATTAAGGTATTTATAATAATATTTACTATTTCATTTGCTAAGTACACTTATAAAAACCTCTTTTTTGTAAGTTTTTTTGTTGAAATAATTCAAATATACCTTTAGTTTATCTGAAGTGAGCCAGTTATATAAACTTTTAGCTTTGATATCATCTTTTCTATAAGCTGTAGAATAAACATTCTTTAATATTTTATCATTTGAATTATCATAATATATTTTTAAATTCTTAAATTTATCTAACATTGAATAAAATGTTGCATTATCTGTTAATGTGAATGCTTTTTTCTCATCAGCCATAAGGAGTGTCATTCCCATACCTTGTCCTGTTTTTATATAATTTTTAAAGTTTGGATTAATTTTAATCTCATTCCATATTTCTAATTCCTTCATATATGTTCCTGAATTATCAGCACGTGTTAAGAAATTAATATTATTCTTATAAATTGCCTTAAAACAATCATTTATTGTTTTAGATTTTGTAAAATATTTTTCATATCCTTTTGGCCCTACAAGAATAAATTTGTTATAAAAGATATCTTTATACTCATTAATAATACTCTTATCTTTTAATTCTTCCATAAAATCCTTTTCATGAATAAGAATAATATCAACATCACCATTCTCTAATAATTTTTTAGCTTGGCCACTACCAACAGACATTATCATAACTTTATTTTTACTTATTTTTTCGTATTTTGGTATTATATAATCCAAAAGACCACTATCATATACACTTGTTGTTGTAGCAAGCTTTATTACATTTGTCTTGGCATAAACAGAAGTCATAAAAATGCTAATAAACACAACAATAGTTAATAAACTTATTACTCGTTTCATATATTTTTACCCCCATATTTATATTTATCTATAATAAATAAAAAAGGATACTTTCTTCCCGCTCTATAAAGGTAATAAGAAAGTATCCCTTTCATTATTAAAAAAAAGGCATTTTCTATCTTTCCTTTCCAAGCGGGAGGCAAAATGGTTTCCCAGTTTTACCCTATCGGTCTTTATCCCATGAGATTAATTCTTTTAGGTTATAAAGACTCGGAAAGATGTTAATATTCAATTTTCCTAAAATTATTATTAAGTAGATCAATAAGTAAACAATATCCTTTTAATATCTCACCCTTTTGAGATATAATCTTGCAAAATTCACTAAGTTCTAATGAAGCAATAAGCATTGGTGAAAATACAGGATTCCCGGTTTCATTTTCAATTCCTGAAGGACTTTTTATTAGTTTTTCAAAAGGTGGTGTTTCAGGTGTAATAATGGTCACTTGTCCATACCACCCTGCACATCCCCCATGAATTAAAATCTTATTATTTTTTTGTGCAAATTTAGAAAGACTCTTTCTAATATCATAATTATCTGTTGCGTCAAAAATAAATTGTGCCTCATATAGAAAAGCATCGAGGTTTTCAGCATAAGCTTTTTCTTTAATAGGTTCAAAATAAACATTATGATTTATTTCTTTAACTCTTTTCTCTGCTTCAAAAACCTTGTATTTACCAATATTATTAATATTAGATAAAATTTGTCTATTCAAATTGCTTTCTTCAAAAGCATCCATGTCTACACCAATAATTTTTTTAACTCCAAGGCGGGATAAGCCTTCAATCAAAAATCCACCTATCCCACCTAAGCCTACAACAGCAACTGTTGTAATCCCCATCTTGGCTTGTGCTACTTCACTTATTGTCCCTATATTTTTTAAATATCTATTTTGCAAGACTATCCCCCCATTGCATAAGGGATAACCTCTAATTTATCACCATCATTTAGTATATACTCTTCATCAACCCTTTTGCCATTTACTATAACAAATCCTATTCTTTCCTTTGGTATACCAATTTGATTTATAAAATCAGAAACTTTTATAGGTGATTCTAATTCAATATTATAGCTACCAGTTTTGACGCTAAAGCGAGAGAAAAAACTATTGATTTCTACTCTAATCTTCATATTCTCTCTCCACCCTTTCAATATACATATTTAAAAGCTTCTTTAGTCTTTCTTCATCCATTTTGCCCCATAATGTATCTGTTTGAAAAATTCTTTTTGGGAATTTAATATCTTTGAGAGAAAAACCTAATTGTTTTTTTAGTTTTATTTTTGTATAAAAAATATCATCTGCTAATCTATTTAAATCTTCATCATTCCAGTTAATACCAACTGAATTCAAGGCAGCAAGTATAGTTTTTCGATCGTAAA is part of the Caldicellulosiruptoraceae bacterium PP1 genome and encodes:
- a CDS encoding cyclic pyranopterin monophosphate synthase MoaC/MOSC-domain-containing protein, encoding MEFTHVDKNGHTKMVDVSHKEDTLRYAKAYGRIYLPRQVIEMIIENKIKKGDVLTVAKIAAIMASKKTSDLIPLCHNINLSYSDIEYTIDLENNFIEAISIVKTKSPTGVEMEAINSIMIFLETIYDMCKGVTRDIIISDIQLIEKYGGKSGYFLNEKFGIVLSINISKEKGTPKQSIEMANVIENFGIEGDAHAGSSHRQVSMLDQSSIDKMKEYNIPGLCFGKFAENITTKNVDFSKLKIGSTLKIGSDVILEISQIGKKCHGSGCEIARTVGVCIMPTEGLFAKVIKGGQIKMGDIIRIK
- a CDS encoding DegV family protein, with translation MRNIKIITDSTADLSKELLDKYDISVIPLYVNIGGQSYKDMVDITPLELYKLVDKYNELPKSSAPPIANFLEVFRKYVNEGYDIIHISISSNLSSSYQNALLASKEFEDGRVYVVDSKNLSTGIGQLVILAADLKEKGLDAKFIYDELIKTVPKVRSSFIISTLKYLYMGGRCSSLQMIAGSLLKIHPQIIVENGGMIVGSKYRGKEEKILRDFYNDHVGDGAKLRKKRVFVTHSVYDNGAKYLKELLEQNLDIDEVLVTHASCVISTHCGPGTVGILYIED
- a CDS encoding MoaD/ThiS family protein translates to MKIRVEINSFFSRFSVKTGSYNIELESPIKVSDFINQIGIPKERIGFVIVNGKRVDEEYILNDGDKLEVIPYAMGG
- a CDS encoding ABC transporter permease produces the protein MYLANEIVNIIINTLIVCLVSTIISFILGVPIGYQIRLRNFKGKKNITRLLWTLNGMPPVLAGLFIYLLFSNRGPFGSLNLLFTKSIMIIAQIVLILPVSTMYTYSLLKNLNIVVDNLAYLGIDKLQKYLKLISEFRRELTYIFIFSFSEAISEVGAVMIVGGNIQGETRVLTTAIVFEVSKGEFLNAFILGVILLIISYIINSTLFYLQGDVFD
- a CDS encoding ATP-binding cassette domain-containing protein, giving the protein MIDIKFLKKSYNNIFLFDTENIKITKEGLYIIRGENGCGKSTLLRIIFGKDKDFEGDIKVSYKKKILLPQNPYIFRTSVISNILMGIKEKDIIDYAYKLLEEFRLNKDKKALDLSMGQKQILSFIRAVIRDSDLLLLDEPDTYLDVNIKEKVYQIILEQSKIKPVIMVTHNNDLFEKENVNYLIFEDKRIIYRGG
- a CDS encoding GTP 3',8-cyclase MoaA — encoded protein: MLDNFGREHNYLRLSVTNQCNFNCNYCKIEQNKKNLLSLNEINNILIAFYNLGFVKLRLTGGEPFARKDIFEIIDIAYKIGYRSINITTNGSFNDEILKKVIESPIDSINISLDSIERDTFIKLTKSDKLSSVIKNIKILKEYKKVKINTVLLKDYNLFQVDKLIHFAKENDVLIRFIELMPIGMAKELFENQYVSKDDILSKYTYVKLINNGTVSDYYFLTEYATIIGIIDSVSNCFCQRCNRLRVSSEGYLYNCLFDTNYLDLNGYLHSSELLQEKIKNYIYLKNERRKSDLSENSMQMIGG
- a CDS encoding molybdopterin molybdotransferase MoeA — encoded protein: MKNYYFSSFNKEDALNIIRNILLESINLKTKKVSVYDALGYFSAKDYASAQTSPPANVSAMDGYAIYSSDTLQAFDSNPVEISSFLKVQTGENIKQYNAVVPFEDVQVKDKKIIIRQAYNPYQNVRKKGEDILIDTEIVSKGEYLKKADLVKLKIGGYKQLEVYEMPKVLFIPTGNELTDLITTENQLVEFNSILFMNTLKDYRFDITINEILPNDIKVIENVINDNIDNYDIIFVNAGSSKGDHDYTAKAISNIGEVLVHGIAIKPGKPTIIGKVRNKLVMGLPGFPVSMFFSLIEVFLPAFFDTFKLKKHYNTLQLRIDRGISSSLEAEEYIRVKLTHLENEVKCNILKRGASLIESINEATGYIKIPQYVEYIEAGSQVEIILL
- a CDS encoding ThiF family adenylyltransferase, producing the protein MQNRYLKNIGTISEVAQAKMGITTVAVVGLGGIGGFLIEGLSRLGVKKIIGVDMDAFEESNLNRQILSNINNIGKYKVFEAEKRVKEINHNVYFEPIKEKAYAENLDAFLYEAQFIFDATDNYDIRKSLSKFAQKNNKILIHGGCAGWYGQVTIITPETPPFEKLIKSPSGIENETGNPVFSPMLIASLELSEFCKIISQKGEILKGYCLLIDLLNNNFRKIEY
- a CDS encoding substrate-binding domain-containing protein; this encodes MKRVISLLTIVVFISIFMTSVYAKTNVIKLATTTSVYDSGLLDYIIPKYEKISKNKVMIMSVGSGQAKKLLENGDVDIILIHEKDFMEELKDKSIINEYKDIFYNKFILVGPKGYEKYFTKSKTINDCFKAIYKNNINFLTRADNSGTYMKELEIWNEIKINPNFKNYIKTGQGMGMTLLMADEKKAFTLTDNATFYSMLDKFKNLKIYYDNSNDKILKNVYSTAYRKDDIKAKSLYNWLTSDKLKVYLNYFNKKTYKKEVFISVLSK
- the glp gene encoding gephyrin-like molybdotransferase Glp, coding for MKTIKTINEVLTIIRESFNSYYLDVEEVDIKDACQRVIANDVISREDVPHFDKSTVDGYALISFDTLGASDDNPITLKIIGEIETGEKPALEIQKGTCARIFTGGEIPEGANSVIMIENCIEKDGLLYVFKPVTANENILKKGEDIKNKSIVIEKGTTVTPASIGVLAALGIEKVKVYKKPKIGIISTGNEIIPINHEIYNAKVRDINSYTLYSSIQKDDCIPIMYGIVKDSKIELEVAIKSVLEKCDIVLISGGSSKGAYDNTLNVLEGIENNCILVDGIAVKPGKPTIIAKINNKAVIGLPGHPASCLFIYNYFVRRLISLITGRKFNENKINAILKTNFSLKSGRTEFVFVKLSYLENVYAEPLYGKSGSITLLSNADGYIRLDATRTGIKEGDIVEVTLF